The sequence below is a genomic window from Methanobrevibacter sp..
GAATTATTTTATTTAGTTAGAATTATTTTAATCAATACAAATTGTTTTAATCAATAGGAATCATTCTCAAGATCTGTTTTTAATATATTCCTCTCTTTTTTTATGAGCCTCTTCTTCTGTGTCGAACAGACCTAAATGTTTGCCGTCAACTTCAGCACTCCACATGAACAATCCATCCTCATAATAAACTCCTTCATACTTAGAGGCCTTCTTATGGATTGTTGCAGATCCAGATTTGGATTTGGAAACTTTTGCTCCTCCGCTTACCTTAACCTTCCTTTTAGCCTTTTCTGATGAAACCTTATTTCCATCTTGAACTTTAACTTTGTTTTTATTTTTATTTTCAAACTCTTTAGCATAATCCAATTTGGATTTGCTATCTTTCTTATCAATTTCATCCTTTATGCTGGACTTTGAATCAATGGTCTTAATTGGTTTGGAAACATTGGATTTATTAACTTTCTCTTTTGCCTTTTCCCTTAACCTATCCCTTTCCTCAATGGTGATTGTCTTATAGCCTCCTTTTACCTTAACATCAACCAAGCCGTTTGATTTCAAATAATCCTTTCTTGCCTTGACTGCTTCATTTTCAGTTGAATGGTATGAGATTATTTTTCCCTTGACGCTTACAGTCCATAGCTTTTGCAATTTGCTGAATGAAATTCCCCTTGACTTGGAATAGGCCCCACCAATTTTCCTAGGCATTGGAATGGAACTTATGTAGATTTCCCTTGCTTCAAAAGCCTCTTTTGAAGATTGATACAATCCCAATTCCTTATCTCCATGCTCTGCCTTCCACATGAAAAGATTGTCATCATAGGAAATTCCCAAGCATTGTGAATATGGGACATCAGGTTGCCTTATCTTGATTTCCTTATTGTTGATTCCATAGACAAAATCATCCTGCTTTTCTTCCTTCACTTTAGGAATATATAGTTCATTCAATATCTGGACTATTTCATTGTTTGGACTTGATTGCCTTAATCTTATGAAATCATTTCCATCGTTGATGGCTGATTTGAGCCTAATTAAAAAGTCTGCATCCTGTGTTCTTCTGCTAAGCTTATACTTAGGTCTGATGAAATCCTTATCACCTGAATAATTTACATAGAACCAGACACATATATTGAATATTATCTTATGGGCTTCACTCGCAGCCTGAAGTTCTCCGCCAATATCAGTTGCTGAACCTTTTGATAGAAGAGGATTGGAAGTGGATTGGATCTGATATTCATCTTCATCAAAAGAAGAATCATCATTAACTTCATTAAAACCAGTTTTATAATCCCTTAAACCACCATTCTGTACATATGGCCTGTTTGCTTGTGATGGAGACTTGAATCCTCCTGTTCCATCACTGTTTAATGTATTGTGATAAACATCATTTCTCAATCTTCTAAGCTTTGAAAAGTCACTCTTTATATTGTTGGGCAATATATTTGCATTGTTCAACTTTTCGATTCTCTTGTATTGGCTGTTCTCATCATCTTTGATTCCTTCAAAGGCAAATATTGCCTTAGTAATCTTTTCAGCTATCCTTCCAGCGATTAGAATGGCTTCAACTCCATCTCCTTCAATCAAGTTCTTATCCATCCTAGCACAGTCCAGATAAATGTCTCTGAATTGATTTTCCAGGAAACTAAAACAAAATTCGCTCATAAAAACAACCTTTAAAAATAGGAATTATCAAAAAATAGATAATTTTAACCTATATTTTCTTAAAATTAATTATAAAAAATCCATATTAAAAATTTATTTTAAAATCAAATTAATGTCCTAAAATGTCCTTCAATACATCTGATGCAGGATCCATTCCCTGTGCACCAATCAATAATACCACATCATCCTTGCCTGCTGTTTCCATAATGTATCCCAATGCATCATACAGTTTTTCAAAATGATTGTATTTGATGCGTTCATTATCCAAATTGGCAAAGAAAATATCCTTTTCAAAGTCTTCAACATAATTCAAATGATCCACTAAGTCCACACTTGATGATAAAGTCAGATAGATTTCCCTCTTTTTGGCACTTGAATCCTTTTCAATCAGATCATCATTTCTATGGCGCAATTCCTTGATTACCTCTGCCAAAGCCTCTGAATTGAGACCATTCAAGGTCTCTCCACGGGAACCTCTGATTGCACATGCAATGTATAGATTGTCCTTATCCAACTGTTCCGCCAAATCATAGCTTGCCCTGACAGTATTCTTTATTCCATCGGGGTTGTGTGCAAAGTCATCTATGACGATAGGCTCATCGTAAAGACGTGTGAACCTTCTGCTTAAAGGCCTATAAGTCTTTACTCCCTCTTTAATATCTTCAATTGGAATCTCCAAGGAGATGCAAGCTGAAATGGCTGATAGGATGTTTCTGATGAAATGGTCTCCAGTAAATGGAAGCTCTTCAAATTCCAGAATCGCCTTTCCATCATACTTAATCACTTTCTCTTCTGTGTCAAAATAGACCTTCTTATCATTATCTGCATCATATTCCTCAATGAATTGCTTTTCCATGGAAGTGAAGTAAGTGTCTACACCTTCATTAACAAACTGTTTCATCCTTAAGACATTCTCATCATCAAAATTAAGGACAATTCCTCCCTTATTTGTAGCCTTGACCACGCCGGAAGTTTCTTCAAACACCTCTTCAATTGAATTTACAAGACCTATATGGTCCATTGTGACGTTTGTTACGACACCGACATCAGGATTGATTGCTGAAGACATGATCCATGCATGGTCTTTCATCAAGTCAGTTCCCCAACCTTGAACCTCTGAAACTTCAATTACAAGATAGTCAAAGACTTCCTTGTTTGGAATGTCGCATATGAAATTGAATATTCTTGGGTCCACTCCCTGCTTTGCCAAAACCTCTTCAGAGATCAGTTTGGCCACCATAGGGTCAATCAATGTGTTGAATTCGGATTTTGCATCGGTATTTGTAAAGACATTGAAACCTGCATGGGACAGGATATGGTAAATCAAATGGGAACTTGTGGACTTTCCGTTTGTTCCACTTATAACAACTCTTTT
It includes:
- a CDS encoding Mur ligase family protein, coding for MSKAYFLNELADSVSSLSTFSINQLADSIGGKIYGSDDYKASNGFTGIFETLNEAQEGDIVIRHWINGKGVEIANDKNVACLITLTPKEDALEMAEKLQFPVIVVDRIEFANAFAIKWTIDNLVPDSKRVVISGTNGKSTSSHLIYHILSHAGFNVFTNTDAKSEFNTLIDPMVAKLISEEVLAKQGVDPRIFNFICDIPNKEVFDYLVIEVSEVQGWGTDLMKDHAWIMSSAINPDVGVVTNVTMDHIGLVNSIEEVFEETSGVVKATNKGGIVLNFDDENVLRMKQFVNEGVDTYFTSMEKQFIEEYDADNDKKVYFDTEEKVIKYDGKAILEFEELPFTGDHFIRNILSAISACISLEIPIEDIKEGVKTYRPLSRRFTRLYDEPIVIDDFAHNPDGIKNTVRASYDLAEQLDKDNLYIACAIRGSRGETLNGLNSEALAEVIKELRHRNDDLIEKDSSAKKREIYLTLSSSVDLVDHLNYVEDFEKDIFFANLDNERIKYNHFEKLYDALGYIMETAGKDDVVLLIGAQGMDPASDVLKDILGH